Proteins co-encoded in one Spiroplasma gladiatoris genomic window:
- a CDS encoding ATP-dependent Clp protease ATP-binding subunit translates to MDFQQKPDPLNDPEILKKYTRDLSKDAKEGKIDPIIGRDDEIMRVIRILSRKTKNNPVLVGEPGVGKTAIAEGLAQRINKGDVPSILKNKRILELDMGSVMAGASFLGDYEARIKGIVNAIQKENGEIILFIDELHLIVGAGKTGNGGGMDVSNLLKPALARGGLKAIGATTLKEYREYIEKDAALERRFQKVMVSEPSVEETVSILRGLKEKFETYHGVRIHDNALVAAAQLSDRYIADRFLPDKAIDLVDEASATIKTELASVPTELYQIDRKVMQLEIERAALSKETDEKSKERLAINEKELLNYKTKQQNLTEKWETEKKAHEKINQLRSTMDQLKTELDQAQAEGKFERAGEIQYSLLPAIDKQLKKAEKDDENQLMSEEVSEKEIATIIGRWTGIPIENLMESEKQRLLGLETSLRKMVKGQPEAIKVVSEAILRSRSGIKNPEKPIGSFLFLGPTGVGKTEVARSLAKQLFSSDKKMVRLDMSEYMEKHSVSKLIGSPPGYVGYEEGGRLTEAVRRNPYSIVLFDEVEKAHPDVFNVLLQILDDGRITDSLGKTIDFKNTIIIMTSNIGSDYLMTTNPELIEDKQIEDMLKKFFRPEFLNRIDNIVRFNPLSKEVIREIIEKTLVELKARILDNGDYIINFSEASVEKILKEGYDREFGARPIKRYIEKNLETLIAKAIVSSEIEPKRNYVVDVKNDHFTISSANKLN, encoded by the coding sequence ATGGATTTTCAACAAAAACCAGATCCTTTAAATGATCCAGAAATTTTAAAAAAATATACTAGGGATTTATCAAAGGATGCTAAAGAAGGGAAAATTGACCCAATCATTGGTAGAGATGATGAAATAATGAGAGTAATTAGAATTTTAAGTAGAAAAACTAAAAACAACCCTGTATTAGTTGGTGAACCTGGAGTTGGTAAAACAGCAATTGCAGAAGGATTAGCGCAAAGAATTAATAAAGGTGATGTTCCAAGTATTTTAAAAAATAAAAGAATATTAGAACTTGACATGGGAAGTGTTATGGCAGGTGCTAGTTTCTTAGGAGATTATGAAGCAAGAATAAAAGGTATAGTAAATGCGATACAAAAAGAAAATGGAGAAATTATATTATTTATTGACGAACTTCATTTAATAGTTGGAGCTGGAAAAACTGGTAACGGGGGAGGAATGGATGTTTCAAACTTATTAAAACCAGCATTAGCTAGAGGCGGATTAAAAGCGATTGGTGCAACTACCTTAAAAGAATATCGTGAATACATTGAAAAAGATGCTGCACTAGAAAGAAGGTTTCAAAAAGTTATGGTTTCTGAACCTTCCGTAGAAGAAACTGTATCTATTTTAAGAGGGTTGAAAGAAAAATTTGAAACATATCATGGAGTAAGAATTCATGATAACGCATTAGTAGCGGCAGCTCAATTAAGCGATCGCTATATTGCAGATCGTTTTTTACCAGATAAAGCAATTGACTTAGTGGATGAAGCTAGTGCAACAATTAAAACAGAACTTGCATCAGTCCCAACAGAGTTATATCAAATTGATAGAAAAGTTATGCAATTAGAAATTGAAAGAGCTGCTTTAAGTAAAGAAACAGACGAAAAATCAAAAGAACGTCTTGCTATTAATGAAAAAGAACTACTTAATTACAAAACAAAACAACAAAATTTAACAGAAAAATGAGAAACTGAAAAAAAAGCTCATGAAAAAATAAATCAATTGCGTTCGACAATGGATCAGTTGAAAACAGAATTAGATCAAGCTCAAGCAGAAGGTAAGTTCGAAAGAGCCGGAGAAATTCAGTATTCATTACTACCAGCAATTGATAAACAATTGAAAAAAGCAGAAAAAGATGATGAAAATCAGTTAATGTCTGAAGAAGTATCAGAAAAAGAAATTGCAACAATTATTGGTAGATGAACTGGAATACCAATTGAAAACTTAATGGAATCTGAAAAACAAAGACTATTAGGGTTGGAAACATCATTAAGAAAAATGGTAAAAGGACAACCTGAAGCAATAAAAGTTGTTAGTGAAGCAATTTTAAGAAGTAGAAGTGGAATTAAGAACCCAGAAAAACCAATTGGTAGTTTCTTGTTTTTAGGACCAACTGGAGTTGGAAAAACAGAAGTAGCAAGAAGTTTAGCTAAACAACTATTTAGTAGTGATAAAAAAATGGTCAGATTAGATATGAGTGAATATATGGAAAAACACTCAGTGTCTAAATTAATAGGCTCTCCACCAGGCTATGTTGGATACGAAGAAGGAGGTAGACTTACAGAGGCTGTAAGAAGAAATCCTTACTCAATTGTTTTATTCGATGAAGTTGAAAAAGCCCACCCTGATGTGTTCAATGTATTATTACAAATTTTAGATGATGGAAGAATTACTGATTCGCTTGGAAAAACAATTGATTTTAAAAATACAATTATAATAATGACTTCTAATATTGGTTCAGATTATTTAATGACTACAAATCCTGAGTTAATAGAAGACAAACAAATTGAAGATATGTTAAAAAAATTCTTTAGACCTGAATTTTTAAATAGAATCGATAATATTGTAAGATTTAATCCATTATCAAAAGAAGTTATTCGAGAAATAATTGAAAAAACTTTAGTAGAACTTAAGGCAAGAATTTTAGATAATGGTGATTATATAATTAACTTTTCAGAAGCAAGTGTAGAAAAAATTTTAAAAGAAGGTTATGATAGAGAGTTTGGTGCAAGACCAATTAAGCGTTACATTGAAAAAAATCTTGAAACTCTAATTGCAAAAGCAATTGTTTCAAGTGAAATTGAACCAAAAAGAAATTATGTTGTTGATGTTAAAAATGATCATTTTACAATATCAAGTGCAAATAAATTAAATTAG
- the hemW gene encoding radical SAM family heme chaperone HemW, whose protein sequence is MTKSQKLIDRKINSLYVHIPFCEHICFYCDFAKVIKPKDKKNIETYLNNLEVELNSYNDKLNDLETIYIGGGTPSCLDPIDTKRMLEILKKYSKNTNEFEYCIELNPESINEQNLILYKEYNINRLSIGIQTFDNDLLKKIGRIHDNSIAIEKYKLARFFGFENISIDLMYNLFNQKIEHIKTDIDFIKELKPDHISWYSLIIKDESIWGKKNFKKPLNDEYFDEHINKNLSSLGYQRYEISNYCLNQKFSKHNLNYWNNSLFVGVGFGASGFEQIEGKYYLTNNKGNVLNYKKQFELVSTQDYYFQIFMMGLRLVEGIDITLEKNILAYQYFEEKLNNIINKGWLVKEANFIKCTKKGYDILNEILVELL, encoded by the coding sequence ATGACAAAGAGTCAAAAATTAATAGATAGAAAAATTAATAGTTTATATGTTCACATTCCGTTTTGTGAACATATTTGTTTTTATTGTGATTTTGCAAAAGTTATAAAACCTAAAGATAAAAAAAATATTGAAACTTATTTAAATAATCTTGAAGTTGAGTTGAATTCTTATAATGATAAATTAAATGATCTTGAAACAATTTATATTGGAGGAGGTACTCCAAGTTGCTTGGACCCAATTGATACAAAAAGAATGCTTGAAATATTAAAAAAATATTCTAAAAACACAAATGAATTTGAATATTGTATCGAATTAAACCCTGAATCAATCAACGAGCAAAATTTAATATTATATAAAGAATACAATATTAATCGTTTAAGTATTGGAATACAAACTTTTGATAATGATTTATTAAAAAAAATTGGTAGAATTCATGACAATTCAATTGCAATCGAAAAATATAAATTAGCTCGTTTTTTTGGTTTTGAAAATATTAGTATTGATTTAATGTACAATCTTTTTAATCAAAAAATAGAACACATTAAAACTGACATTGATTTTATTAAGGAACTAAAACCAGACCATATTTCATGATATTCATTAATTATTAAAGATGAATCAATTTGAGGTAAAAAGAATTTTAAAAAACCTTTAAATGATGAATATTTTGATGAGCACATTAATAAAAATTTAAGCAGTTTAGGTTATCAAAGATATGAAATATCTAATTATTGTTTAAATCAAAAATTCTCAAAACATAATTTAAATTACTGAAATAATTCTTTATTTGTAGGAGTTGGTTTTGGAGCTTCTGGTTTTGAACAAATTGAAGGTAAATATTACTTAACAAACAATAAAGGAAATGTTTTAAATTATAAAAAACAATTTGAACTAGTTTCAACTCAAGATTATTACTTTCAAATTTTTATGATGGGATTAAGATTAGTTGAAGGAATCGATATAACATTAGAAAAAAATATATTAGCTTACCAATATTTTGAAGAAAAACTAAACAATATCATCAATAAAGGTTGACTTGTTAAAGAAGCAAATTTTATAAAATGTACTAAAAAAGGTTATGATATTTTAAACGAGATTTTAGTTGAACTTTTATAA
- the hrcA gene encoding heat-inducible transcriptional repressor HrcA, with amino-acid sequence MLSNRQEIILRLIIEEYIKTASPVGSKRIQEVMSVDISSATIRNESAFLEEQGFLEKAHTSSGRVPSTKGYRYYVDNLMKKNDIEDVKLQIEEIFQKRGVTIDQVLDQTSKILSELTKLATVVSTSEDIEETRLKRVELVMLSKQSAVVLFILSNGSIENKTINLEAISLEELKISIDLFNDRLTDSKIQEIEFKAKAILPILKEQVKKYEFVLHTFVSALLHTGNTSQLKTSGMKYLLENPEFNDPNKIKSIIEFIEGASPFVWFQTHLKNHSKPAVAIGFETGIGNDDIAVVGTNFPTQNGGKGTLALVGPKRIQYDKVSDLLEWIGHKIEEKFNQGEE; translated from the coding sequence ATGTTAAGTAATAGACAAGAAATTATTCTTAGATTGATTATTGAAGAATATATAAAAACAGCTTCTCCTGTAGGTTCAAAAAGAATACAAGAAGTTATGTCTGTTGACATATCCTCTGCAACAATTAGAAACGAGTCTGCTTTTTTAGAAGAACAAGGTTTTTTAGAAAAAGCACACACTTCTTCAGGAAGAGTACCATCAACAAAAGGTTATCGATATTATGTTGATAATTTGATGAAAAAAAATGACATTGAAGATGTTAAGTTACAAATTGAAGAAATATTTCAAAAACGTGGTGTAACAATAGATCAAGTTTTAGATCAAACATCAAAAATTTTAAGTGAATTGACTAAACTGGCAACAGTTGTTTCAACAAGTGAAGATATTGAAGAAACTCGACTTAAAAGAGTTGAACTAGTAATGCTTTCAAAGCAAAGTGCTGTTGTATTATTTATCCTGTCAAATGGAAGTATAGAAAACAAAACTATTAATTTGGAAGCAATATCATTAGAAGAACTAAAAATATCAATCGACTTATTTAATGATAGGTTGACTGACTCAAAAATTCAAGAAATTGAGTTTAAAGCAAAAGCTATACTTCCTATTTTAAAAGAGCAAGTTAAAAAATATGAGTTTGTTCTACACACATTTGTAAGTGCTTTATTACACACTGGAAATACATCACAACTTAAAACTAGTGGAATGAAATACTTATTAGAAAATCCAGAATTTAATGATCCTAATAAGATTAAAAGTATTATTGAATTTATTGAAGGAGCTTCTCCGTTTGTGTGATTTCAAACTCATCTAAAGAATCATTCTAAACCAGCTGTTGCCATTGGCTTTGAAACTGGAATTGGTAATGATGATATTGCTGTTGTTGGAACAAATTTTCCAACACAAAACGGTGGAAAAGGAACTTTAGCATTAGTGGGACCAAAAAGAATACAATACGATAAAGTTTCTGACCTATTAGAATGAATCGGTCATAAAATCGAAGAAAAGTTCAACCAAGGAGAGGAGTAA
- a CDS encoding nucleotide exchange factor GrpE, giving the protein MKNEEYKKVFDLIESLKKQLNNGNNNEDENDQNKTKDKKQKTQNDSEEKQLTDIELLELEFVNLVEKNEELQEAKLMAIADNQNTVRRYQNESAAVKKYGGEKLASELLPAIDMFRSVLKTSPDNPEVKNYLMGFEMIMNQIDHALTNAGLNMIVTKIGDDLDPSLHNAIDQIEAENVKTGQIAMIVSNGYKLHDRVIKHAVVKVAK; this is encoded by the coding sequence ATGAAAAACGAAGAATATAAAAAAGTTTTTGATCTAATTGAATCTTTGAAAAAACAACTAAACAATGGAAATAATAATGAAGATGAAAATGATCAAAATAAAACTAAAGATAAAAAGCAAAAAACACAAAATGATAGTGAAGAAAAACAATTAACAGATATTGAACTATTAGAATTAGAATTTGTTAACTTAGTAGAAAAAAATGAAGAACTTCAAGAAGCTAAACTTATGGCTATAGCAGATAACCAAAATACTGTTAGAAGATATCAAAATGAATCTGCTGCTGTTAAAAAATATGGTGGAGAAAAACTAGCATCAGAATTATTACCAGCGATTGATATGTTTAGATCGGTTTTAAAAACTAGCCCAGATAATCCTGAAGTAAAAAATTATTTAATGGGATTTGAAATGATTATGAATCAAATTGACCATGCTTTAACAAATGCAGGATTAAATATGATAGTAACAAAAATTGGAGACGATTTAGATCCAAGCTTGCATAATGCAATTGACCAAATTGAAGCAGAAAATGTTAAGACAGGACAAATTGCTATGATAGTTTCAAATGGATATAAGCTACATGATAGAGTTATCAAACATGCAGTTGTAAAAGTTGCAAAATAA